In Arthrobacter alpinus, a single window of DNA contains:
- a CDS encoding LacI family DNA-binding transcriptional regulator, which produces MRAASIKDVATHASVAVGTVSNVLNYPDRVSEKTRTRVLDSINELGFVRNDVARQLRAGHSRTIGLIVLDIGNPFFTSISRAAEDAAAESGNAVVLGNSGHDATRERHYIDLFEEQRVQGVLISPVSDIAERLATLTARGTKVVLVDSTSDSGQFSSVSVDDVSGGYLATKHLLDIGRRRIAFVAGPQQFHQVSDRLAGARRAVAEVPEATLEVLQASDLTVLAGREVGDVLVERKSTLLPDGLFCANDLLALGVIQSLTMLHSLRIPEDVALVGYDDIDFAVSAVVPLTSIRQPTALIGRTAIELLAEQLENPDAKPRSVVFEPELVIRASTGG; this is translated from the coding sequence ATGCGGGCAGCAAGCATCAAAGACGTGGCAACTCACGCAAGCGTGGCTGTGGGCACCGTATCCAACGTCTTGAACTACCCGGACAGGGTTTCCGAGAAAACACGAACCCGGGTCTTGGATTCCATCAATGAACTCGGCTTTGTCCGCAACGATGTTGCCCGGCAACTTCGCGCAGGCCACAGCCGCACCATCGGCCTCATCGTGCTGGACATTGGCAACCCCTTCTTCACCTCCATTTCCAGGGCGGCCGAGGACGCGGCAGCGGAAAGTGGCAACGCCGTCGTCCTGGGAAACAGCGGCCACGACGCCACCCGCGAACGGCACTACATAGATCTATTTGAAGAACAGCGCGTCCAGGGAGTGCTTATCTCCCCCGTATCCGACATTGCCGAGCGCCTCGCCACACTAACGGCGCGCGGCACAAAGGTGGTCCTCGTGGACAGCACCTCCGATTCCGGTCAATTCAGCTCGGTCTCTGTGGACGACGTCTCAGGCGGCTACCTGGCCACCAAGCACCTCTTGGATATCGGTCGGCGCAGGATCGCCTTCGTGGCCGGCCCGCAGCAGTTCCACCAGGTGTCCGACCGCCTCGCTGGCGCACGGCGTGCCGTCGCGGAAGTTCCCGAAGCAACCCTGGAAGTCTTGCAGGCCAGCGACCTCACCGTCTTGGCAGGGCGCGAAGTGGGTGATGTGCTCGTGGAACGTAAGAGCACTTTATTGCCCGACGGGCTTTTTTGCGCCAACGATCTGCTCGCCTTGGGAGTGATCCAATCACTGACCATGCTCCACAGCCTGCGCATCCCGGAGGACGTAGCGCTGGTGGGCTACGACGACATCGACTTTGCCGTCTCGGCCGTCGTTCCCCTGACATCCATTCGACAGCCAACTGCGCTGATAGGCAGAACCGCCATCGAACTCCTGGCCGAACAGCTGGAAAACCCCGATGCCAAGCCGCGTTCGGTGGTCTTTGAACCCGAACTAGTAATTCGCGCCAGCACCGGAGGCTAA
- a CDS encoding L-rhamnose mutarotase, translated as MRVCFRSAVDMQHLAAYKAAHAAVWPEMLRALKQAGWNDYTLHLGADGLLIGFVECDDLDAARARMALTEVNAKWQAEMARLFPASDSNPDEGFMVMEEVFNLDEQLAAAGNEAEGMNK; from the coding sequence ATGCGTGTTTGTTTTCGTTCCGCGGTGGATATGCAGCATCTTGCCGCGTACAAGGCGGCTCATGCCGCCGTCTGGCCGGAGATGCTGCGAGCACTCAAACAAGCGGGCTGGAACGATTACACACTTCACCTCGGTGCGGACGGACTCTTGATTGGGTTCGTTGAATGCGACGACCTGGACGCCGCCCGCGCACGTATGGCCCTAACTGAGGTCAACGCCAAGTGGCAAGCCGAAATGGCTCGTCTCTTTCCGGCGTCGGACAGCAATCCGGATGAGGGATTCATGGTGATGGAAGAAGTTTTCAATCTTGACGAGCAGCTGGCAGCGGCCGGCAACGAAGCAGAAGGAATGAACAAATGA
- a CDS encoding beta-galactosidase codes for MPSPTREKSSHPDSGAQELRTTRLWESIPGLSYGGDYNPEQWSKDIHVEDIELMQQAGVNALSVGIFSWSWLEPFEGQYDFDWLDEIMDNLASAGIKVALATATAAPPAWLVHKHPEILPVTAEGIVLGPGSRRHYSPSSSVYRRYAAGITRTLAERYKDHPALALWHVDNELGCHVSEFHGPEDTAAFRAWLGRRYGTIEALNAAWGTAFWSQRYGSFEEVRTPGPAPSTLNPTQQLDFARFSSWALIDFYSMLVSVIREVTPDIPATTNFMATSATKALDYFNWAKHMDVVANDHYLVAADPERHIELAFSADLTRGIASGKPWMLMEHSTSAVNWQPRNTPKLPGEMQRNSLAHVSRGADAVMFFQWRQSRAGSEKFHSAMVPHGGTNTRIWREVVDLGAALQAMSPVQGSLVESRTAIIFDYESWWASELDSHPSADVKYLDLLRAFHRALFLRGITADFVHPSANLDGYDLILACTLYSVNDADAANIAAAATRGATVLVTYFSGIVDENDAVRLGGYPGAFRDLLGINVEEFHPLPEGGAASVDAGWSGRIWSEHVHLAGAEALASFTEYPLEGVPALTRNATGAGSAWYLATFPDAEALDGIVETLLEESGVAAPAVAASGVELTRRRAADGTGYLFAVNHGTSDAAVAASGRDLISGTPFAGVLAAGAVAVIAEA; via the coding sequence ATGCCGTCCCCGACCCGCGAGAAATCCAGCCACCCTGACAGCGGAGCCCAGGAGCTGCGCACCACCCGTTTATGGGAGTCAATCCCGGGCCTTTCCTACGGCGGGGACTACAACCCCGAACAGTGGTCCAAGGACATCCATGTGGAGGACATCGAGCTAATGCAGCAGGCCGGCGTCAACGCCCTGAGCGTCGGCATCTTTTCCTGGTCCTGGCTTGAACCGTTCGAGGGGCAGTACGACTTCGACTGGCTCGATGAGATCATGGACAATCTTGCCTCAGCCGGCATCAAGGTGGCCCTCGCCACGGCAACGGCGGCACCGCCGGCCTGGCTCGTCCACAAGCATCCTGAGATCCTGCCCGTCACCGCCGAAGGAATCGTGCTGGGACCGGGGTCGCGGCGGCACTACTCGCCGTCGTCGTCCGTCTACCGCCGCTACGCAGCCGGGATCACGCGCACGCTTGCCGAACGCTACAAGGACCACCCGGCACTGGCGCTGTGGCACGTCGACAACGAACTCGGCTGCCACGTCAGCGAATTCCACGGCCCCGAAGACACTGCCGCTTTCCGGGCCTGGCTGGGCCGGCGCTACGGCACCATCGAGGCCCTGAACGCGGCGTGGGGAACGGCCTTCTGGTCCCAGCGCTATGGCAGCTTCGAGGAGGTCCGGACGCCGGGGCCGGCCCCGAGCACGCTGAACCCCACACAGCAGCTTGATTTTGCCCGCTTCAGCTCCTGGGCGCTGATCGACTTTTACTCCATGCTTGTTAGTGTCATCCGCGAGGTCACCCCGGACATTCCCGCCACCACCAACTTCATGGCCACGAGCGCCACGAAGGCCCTGGACTACTTTAACTGGGCCAAGCACATGGATGTGGTCGCCAACGATCACTACCTGGTGGCCGCCGATCCTGAACGCCACATCGAATTGGCCTTCAGCGCTGACCTGACCCGCGGCATTGCCAGTGGAAAGCCGTGGATGCTGATGGAGCATTCCACATCCGCCGTCAACTGGCAGCCGCGCAATACGCCCAAGCTGCCCGGTGAAATGCAGCGCAACTCGCTGGCCCATGTATCACGCGGTGCCGACGCCGTCATGTTCTTCCAATGGCGCCAAAGCAGGGCCGGCTCCGAGAAATTCCACTCGGCCATGGTGCCCCACGGCGGAACGAACACCCGGATCTGGCGCGAGGTGGTGGACTTGGGTGCCGCCCTGCAGGCCATGTCTCCGGTGCAGGGCTCCCTTGTGGAGTCCCGGACAGCCATCATCTTTGATTACGAATCATGGTGGGCCAGCGAGTTGGACTCCCACCCCAGCGCGGACGTGAAATACCTGGACCTGCTGCGCGCCTTCCACCGCGCCTTGTTCCTGCGGGGCATCACGGCGGACTTTGTCCACCCCTCTGCCAATCTGGACGGCTATGACCTGATCCTGGCCTGCACGCTGTATTCGGTGAACGACGCCGATGCCGCCAACATTGCTGCTGCCGCCACCCGCGGGGCAACCGTTCTGGTCACCTACTTCAGCGGCATCGTCGATGAGAACGACGCCGTCCGGCTGGGTGGATACCCCGGGGCCTTCCGCGATCTGCTGGGAATCAACGTGGAGGAATTCCATCCACTGCCCGAGGGCGGCGCTGCCAGCGTTGACGCCGGCTGGTCGGGGCGGATATGGAGCGAACACGTGCATCTGGCGGGGGCCGAGGCGCTGGCCAGCTTCACCGAATACCCGCTGGAGGGAGTCCCCGCCCTGACCCGGAATGCCACTGGCGCCGGCTCCGCCTGGTACCTGGCCACGTTCCCGGATGCGGAGGCGCTGGACGGAATCGTTGAAACCTTGCTTGAGGAATCCGGTGTGGCAGCCCCGGCGGTTGCCGCTTCCGGCGTTGAGCTGACGCGCAGGCGGGCAGCGGACGGCACCGGCTACCTGTTCGCCGTCAACCATGGCACCTCTGACGCCGCAGTCGCCGCTTCGGGCAGGGACCTCATCAGTGGCACACCGTTTGCCGGAGTGTTGGCTGCGGGCGCCGTGGCCGTCATCGCCGAAGCCTGA
- a CDS encoding rhamnogalacturonan acetylesterase has protein sequence MKILLAGDSTVANCPTEEFPMSGWGAHLAPHVHAWAAVHNFAKGGATTESFREEGLWQALMDTADAGDMVLVQFGHNDQKRQHLVADAGYAMNLRRMVREIRGRGASPVLCTSVERRNFHGGVSVATLADYAEAVGGIADDMGVPVIDLHDWTSRLYAAAGEEGAAAYFTHFGPGTHAHWPEGIADNTHFNQHGASLVAGFVAQRLREFRDGFHEAIKVALEVG, from the coding sequence ATGAAGATCCTCCTGGCCGGCGATTCCACCGTAGCCAACTGCCCCACCGAAGAGTTCCCCATGAGTGGTTGGGGCGCCCATCTGGCGCCGCATGTCCATGCGTGGGCGGCCGTCCACAACTTCGCCAAAGGCGGCGCCACGACGGAGTCCTTCCGGGAAGAAGGTTTGTGGCAGGCCCTCATGGACACGGCGGACGCGGGCGACATGGTGCTGGTCCAATTTGGCCATAATGACCAAAAGCGCCAGCATCTGGTGGCCGATGCCGGATATGCCATGAATCTGCGCCGCATGGTCAGGGAAATTCGCGGCAGGGGGGCAAGCCCCGTGCTGTGCACCTCCGTGGAGCGGCGCAACTTCCACGGCGGGGTATCGGTCGCCACGCTGGCGGACTACGCCGAGGCGGTAGGCGGCATCGCCGATGACATGGGTGTTCCGGTGATCGACCTCCACGATTGGACTAGCAGGCTGTATGCCGCTGCCGGCGAGGAAGGGGCGGCGGCGTACTTCACGCATTTCGGGCCTGGCACCCACGCCCATTGGCCCGAAGGCATCGCGGACAACACTCATTTCAACCAGCATGGGGCTTCCCTCGTTGCGGGATTCGTTGCGCAGCGGCTGCGGGAATTCCGGGACGGGTTCCATGAAGCCATCAAGGTGGCCCTCGAAGTCGGATAA
- a CDS encoding carbohydrate ABC transporter permease has product MTTTAFKTKNVPAAAPGAPAGRDPKSRTILGRSLKSLLFHGVSLALIAVVMYPAVWMVASSFKPSSEIVGNAAIWSSNFSFDNFVKAMDGIGGVSTLQFFGNSLFLAVGSVVGVVLSSTVTAYAFTRINFPGRQLFFTLMIVTLLLPFHVVIIPQYIIFQQLGLVDTYVPLLLGKFLGAEAFFVFLMVQFMRNLPRELDEAARIDGAGHVRIFISIMLPLMKPSIITASIFSFIWSWNDFLGPLLYLNSPEKYPLPLALRLFVDQTQSSDYGAMIAMSVLALLPVLLFFLIFQRHIVEGVSTQGLKG; this is encoded by the coding sequence ATGACAACCACGGCATTCAAGACGAAGAACGTGCCCGCGGCCGCTCCAGGGGCACCGGCCGGCCGCGACCCGAAAAGCCGGACCATTCTGGGCCGAAGCCTGAAGTCACTGCTGTTCCACGGCGTGTCCCTGGCCCTGATCGCGGTGGTGATGTACCCGGCCGTGTGGATGGTCGCCTCGTCCTTCAAGCCCAGCAGCGAAATTGTGGGCAACGCCGCCATCTGGTCCAGCAACTTCAGCTTTGACAACTTTGTGAAGGCCATGGACGGCATTGGCGGAGTCAGCACCTTGCAGTTTTTTGGCAACTCGCTGTTTCTTGCTGTCGGCTCCGTTGTGGGGGTGGTGCTGTCCTCCACTGTGACGGCGTATGCGTTCACGCGCATCAACTTCCCGGGGCGGCAGCTGTTTTTCACCCTCATGATCGTCACGCTGCTGCTGCCGTTCCACGTGGTCATCATTCCGCAGTACATCATTTTCCAGCAGCTGGGGCTCGTGGACACCTACGTCCCGCTGCTGTTGGGCAAGTTCCTGGGTGCTGAGGCGTTCTTCGTTTTCCTCATGGTCCAGTTCATGCGCAACCTGCCCAGGGAGCTCGACGAAGCCGCGCGGATTGACGGGGCGGGGCATGTGCGGATCTTCATTAGCATCATGCTTCCGCTGATGAAGCCCTCGATCATCACGGCGTCGATTTTTTCATTCATCTGGAGCTGGAACGACTTCCTTGGGCCGCTGCTGTACCTGAACAGCCCAGAGAAGTACCCGCTGCCGTTGGCATTGCGATTGTTCGTGGACCAAACTCAAAGCTCGGACTACGGCGCCATGATCGCCATGTCCGTCCTGGCGCTGCTCCCCGTACTGTTGTTCTTCCTCATCTTCCAACGCCACATCGTTGAAGGCGTCTCCACCCAGGGATTGAAAGGATAG
- a CDS encoding ABC transporter substrate-binding protein, whose translation MSININRRQFSQAVMGAAALGLFATACSPGDAPSDPNTEVTLRFAWWGNAERAAATQKAIALFEAANPKIKVKGEPGDFNGYFDKLATSVAAKDAPDVFTLGGAYPAEYANRGALLDLATVDSALDLSRLDPSAVSNGQVKGVQYGVSTGANALAMVINPSVFKAAGVDVPDDTSWTWEDFRTTSASITTQSPAGTFGSASVLTHDSLDAFARQRGEALYTEDGQLGLTAPTVEDYFAFSLNLAASKASPSATELVEQSSISVEQSLMGTGKAGMMLTWSNSLRALSSAVGVDLELRRLPGETPTPGIWLQSSQYYAISAQSEKAEAAAKLIDFMVNSEYAARLLLTDRGVPSNGAVRTAISNDLSASGQSEVAYLDIVGKTKFAPTFIGPTGSTAVSEITARINTDVLFGKASPAEAAKQWMQESADAIL comes from the coding sequence ATGTCGATCAACATCAACCGCCGCCAATTTAGCCAAGCCGTCATGGGGGCTGCAGCCCTAGGCCTGTTTGCTACCGCATGCAGCCCCGGGGACGCACCCTCGGACCCCAACACAGAAGTGACCCTGCGCTTTGCCTGGTGGGGCAATGCGGAACGAGCCGCCGCCACCCAAAAGGCCATTGCCTTATTTGAGGCAGCAAATCCCAAGATCAAGGTCAAGGGGGAACCCGGTGATTTCAACGGATACTTCGACAAGCTGGCCACCAGTGTGGCTGCCAAGGACGCCCCCGACGTTTTTACTCTCGGTGGTGCTTACCCGGCAGAATACGCCAACCGCGGCGCATTGCTGGATTTGGCAACCGTTGACAGTGCCTTGGACCTGTCCCGACTGGACCCCTCTGCAGTGTCTAATGGTCAGGTCAAGGGCGTGCAGTACGGGGTGTCCACCGGGGCCAATGCGCTAGCCATGGTGATCAATCCGAGCGTATTCAAGGCCGCAGGTGTGGACGTTCCCGACGACACAAGCTGGACTTGGGAGGACTTCCGCACCACTTCTGCATCCATCACAACGCAGAGCCCCGCAGGCACCTTTGGTTCCGCCTCGGTGCTGACCCACGATTCATTGGATGCATTCGCCCGGCAGCGTGGAGAGGCACTCTACACCGAGGACGGACAGCTCGGACTTACGGCCCCGACGGTCGAAGATTACTTTGCGTTCTCGTTGAATCTGGCGGCGTCCAAGGCATCGCCAAGTGCTACGGAATTGGTGGAACAGTCGAGCATCAGCGTTGAGCAAAGCCTGATGGGCACCGGCAAGGCTGGCATGATGCTGACGTGGAGCAATTCGTTGCGGGCGCTCAGCTCCGCCGTAGGCGTGGATTTGGAACTCAGGAGACTCCCCGGAGAAACACCAACACCAGGCATTTGGCTGCAGTCCTCACAGTATTACGCCATCTCGGCCCAGAGTGAGAAGGCTGAGGCGGCAGCAAAACTGATCGACTTCATGGTCAACAGTGAATACGCCGCGAGGCTGCTTCTGACAGATCGTGGCGTGCCAAGCAATGGGGCCGTGCGGACCGCCATTTCGAACGATCTTAGTGCCAGCGGCCAATCGGAGGTCGCCTACCTGGACATCGTGGGAAAAACGAAGTTCGCACCCACATTCATTGGACCCACAGGCTCCACCGCAGTGTCTGAAATTACCGCGCGCATCAATACAGACGTCCTGTTCGGTAAGGCCAGCCCTGCCGAAGCGGCAAAACAATGGATGCAGGAAAGTGCCGACGCAATCCTCTAG
- a CDS encoding rhamnogalacturonan lyase produces the protein MNLNTHPFRTALALAASAALVLGSAPPASAKPDGASTGSIQLEALDRGLVAVSTTEGVFLSWRLLGPEATGATATGLAGPGFTVYRNGTKIAAVTDSTNYADADGTASDRYTVAPVINGVELAPSSVATAWEKGFHDIPLSRPADGATPAGESYTYAANDVSVGDVDGDGAYEFVVKWDPSNAKDVSQIGYTGPVFIDTYKLDGTLLNRIDLGVNVRAGAHYTQFMVYDFDGDGRSETILKTAPGTKSTGFTATGTVSNESFVTLPKADIKAGWSNGDDYRMSASDYHEHLVGVFQGWAEHPEVVAGNWPATLEEAFGIPVTHNYPLSRSSAVELVDYFMDDYAPSRSARNQLRSFEGFIVDGPEYLTVFDSATGKELQTVPYEPGRGDDGLMWGDYAMARIEPGNRVDRFLAGVAYLDGEHPSAVFARGYYTRTTMATYDWNGKALTQRWMIDSGHAPMGNPFNDSPHGRDGTDPTYGKITTQGFHSLSAADVDGDGRQEIVYGSATIDDDGSVLYSSFDQMPPGSAEPGVNARLGHGDAMHVADIDPNRPGLEIFTVHEGGAWAPYGSALRDAATGEILFGAYSGKDTGRGMIGDVRSDVPGMEAWSSMPGGTDASGLLSSTGTMLSAATPGTNQSIRWSANLTTALVNGSGDATPTIDDWETGKALTATGTRTNNGTKGTASLVADVFGDWREELLVRTADSSALRIFTSTEVTTHKLTTLMHDPQYRVEVARQNTTYNQPAYTSFYLASDMDFTKVPVLTRPATPTEPKFVDAGKSAHGIVITPNSATMDYYIDGVKAKHGSTKVTAATVTVTAVPKPYVSIADGATSHWQHTFKK, from the coding sequence ATGAATCTCAACACACATCCATTCCGCACAGCACTGGCCCTGGCAGCCTCCGCGGCCCTGGTCCTTGGCTCGGCACCACCTGCCAGCGCCAAACCCGACGGCGCCTCCACGGGCAGCATTCAGCTTGAAGCGCTGGACAGGGGGCTCGTGGCCGTCTCCACCACGGAAGGGGTGTTCCTCAGCTGGCGGCTCCTGGGCCCTGAGGCTACCGGCGCCACCGCAACAGGCCTTGCCGGACCCGGCTTCACGGTCTACCGCAATGGCACGAAGATCGCAGCCGTCACAGACAGCACCAACTATGCAGACGCCGACGGAACGGCAAGCGACCGTTACACCGTGGCACCGGTGATCAACGGCGTCGAACTTGCGCCAAGCAGTGTCGCAACGGCTTGGGAAAAGGGCTTCCACGACATCCCCCTGTCACGTCCCGCGGACGGAGCCACTCCGGCAGGCGAGAGCTACACGTACGCTGCCAATGATGTTTCGGTGGGTGATGTGGACGGCGACGGCGCCTACGAGTTCGTGGTGAAGTGGGACCCCTCCAACGCCAAGGACGTCTCGCAGATTGGATATACCGGCCCGGTCTTCATCGACACATACAAGCTCGACGGGACGCTGCTCAACCGCATTGATCTCGGCGTGAACGTCCGTGCCGGCGCGCACTACACGCAGTTCATGGTCTACGACTTTGATGGCGATGGCCGCTCGGAAACCATCCTCAAGACCGCGCCCGGCACCAAGTCCACAGGATTCACCGCCACGGGCACGGTCAGCAACGAATCGTTTGTGACACTGCCGAAAGCGGACATCAAGGCAGGCTGGTCCAACGGCGACGACTACCGCATGAGTGCCTCGGACTACCACGAGCACCTGGTGGGCGTGTTCCAGGGCTGGGCCGAGCATCCCGAAGTGGTGGCAGGCAACTGGCCGGCCACACTGGAAGAGGCGTTCGGCATCCCGGTAACCCACAACTACCCGCTGTCACGCTCCAGCGCCGTGGAACTGGTGGACTATTTCATGGACGACTACGCCCCATCCCGCAGTGCCCGGAACCAGCTGCGCAGCTTTGAGGGCTTCATCGTCGACGGCCCGGAATACCTGACCGTGTTCGACAGTGCCACTGGCAAGGAACTGCAGACGGTGCCCTACGAGCCCGGCCGCGGCGACGACGGCCTGATGTGGGGCGACTATGCCATGGCCAGGATCGAACCAGGCAACCGGGTTGACAGATTCCTCGCCGGTGTTGCCTATCTCGACGGCGAACACCCCTCGGCCGTATTTGCGCGCGGGTATTACACCCGCACCACCATGGCTACCTACGATTGGAACGGCAAGGCCTTGACCCAGCGCTGGATGATCGACAGCGGCCATGCACCCATGGGCAACCCCTTCAACGATTCCCCGCACGGCCGCGACGGAACGGATCCCACCTACGGGAAGATCACCACCCAGGGATTCCACTCATTGAGCGCCGCCGATGTCGACGGTGACGGGCGGCAGGAAATCGTGTATGGCTCCGCTACGATCGACGACGACGGTTCTGTGCTGTACAGCTCCTTCGACCAGATGCCGCCGGGAAGTGCCGAACCTGGCGTGAATGCCCGGCTGGGCCATGGCGACGCCATGCATGTTGCGGATATTGACCCCAACCGCCCCGGCCTGGAAATTTTCACTGTCCACGAAGGCGGAGCCTGGGCTCCCTACGGTTCGGCACTGCGCGATGCCGCGACGGGAGAAATCCTGTTTGGCGCATACTCCGGAAAGGACACCGGCCGCGGCATGATCGGCGACGTACGCAGCGACGTGCCCGGGATGGAAGCCTGGTCGAGCATGCCCGGTGGCACCGATGCCAGCGGGCTGCTCAGCTCCACCGGAACCATGCTTTCCGCGGCGACGCCGGGCACGAATCAGTCCATCCGTTGGTCCGCCAACCTCACAACCGCGCTCGTCAACGGCAGCGGAGATGCCACTCCCACCATTGACGACTGGGAAACGGGCAAGGCACTGACCGCCACGGGGACCCGCACGAACAACGGAACCAAGGGAACGGCATCGTTGGTGGCTGACGTGTTTGGCGACTGGCGCGAGGAACTGCTGGTGCGCACCGCCGATTCCAGCGCGTTGCGGATATTTACGAGCACCGAGGTGACCACGCACAAGCTGACCACCCTGATGCACGATCCCCAGTACCGGGTGGAGGTGGCGCGACAAAACACCACGTACAACCAGCCCGCGTACACCAGCTTCTACCTCGCCAGTGACATGGACTTCACCAAGGTTCCCGTGCTGACCCGGCCCGCAACGCCGACGGAGCCCAAGTTCGTGGACGCAGGGAAGTCTGCGCACGGGATAGTGATTACGCCCAACAGCGCAACAATGGACTACTACATTGACGGGGTGAAGGCGAAGCACGGCTCCACCAAGGTCACGGCGGCCACCGTCACCGTCACAGCGGTGCCGAAGCCGTACGTTTCAATCGCCGACGGCGCCACCTCGCATTGGCAACACACCTTCAAGAAGTAG
- the rhaI gene encoding L-rhamnose isomerase, with protein sequence MTDMAMALNGLDKLAIEVPSWAYGNSGTRFKVFGTPGTPRTIEEKIADAAQVHKLTGLAPAVALHIPWDKVDDYAALNAYAADLGVALGTVNSNTFQDDVYKFGSLTHLDAKVRRQAIDHHFECIDVMDATGSRDLKIWLADGTNYPGQGDMRGRQDRLAQSLQEIYARLGKDQRLVLEYKFFEPAFYHTDVPDWGTSYAHTLALGDKALVCLDTGHHAPGTNIEFIVAQLLRLGKLGSFDFNSRFYADDDLIVGAADPYQLFRIMYEVIRGDGLGPDSGVALMLDQCHNLEEKIPGQIRSVLNVQEMTARALLVDRVALAEAQNEGDVLGANAIFSDAFYTDVRPALAQWRESRGLPGDPLAAFAASGYQKKINDERVGGTQAGWGA encoded by the coding sequence ATGACGGACATGGCAATGGCGCTCAATGGCCTCGACAAGTTGGCCATTGAGGTCCCTTCGTGGGCTTACGGCAACTCCGGTACCCGCTTCAAAGTTTTTGGCACCCCGGGAACCCCGCGAACCATCGAGGAAAAGATCGCCGACGCCGCGCAGGTGCACAAGCTCACTGGCTTGGCTCCCGCCGTCGCGCTTCACATCCCATGGGACAAGGTGGACGACTATGCAGCGCTGAACGCCTATGCGGCTGACCTCGGCGTAGCCCTGGGAACCGTCAATTCCAATACTTTCCAGGATGATGTTTACAAATTCGGCTCGCTGACCCACCTCGATGCGAAGGTTCGCCGTCAGGCCATTGACCACCACTTCGAGTGCATTGACGTCATGGACGCCACCGGCTCACGCGATCTAAAGATCTGGCTTGCCGACGGCACCAATTACCCGGGCCAAGGAGACATGCGCGGACGCCAGGACCGCTTGGCGCAGTCGCTGCAGGAGATTTACGCCCGCCTGGGCAAGGACCAACGCCTGGTCCTTGAATACAAGTTCTTCGAGCCGGCTTTCTACCACACCGATGTTCCTGACTGGGGCACTTCCTACGCTCACACGCTGGCCCTGGGCGATAAAGCCCTGGTCTGCCTAGATACCGGCCACCACGCTCCCGGAACCAACATCGAATTCATCGTGGCGCAGCTCCTGCGTCTGGGCAAGCTTGGCTCCTTCGACTTCAACTCGCGTTTCTACGCCGATGACGACCTCATTGTGGGTGCGGCCGATCCCTACCAGCTGTTCCGGATCATGTACGAAGTTATCCGTGGCGACGGACTGGGACCCGATTCCGGCGTTGCGCTCATGCTTGACCAGTGCCACAACCTGGAAGAGAAGATTCCCGGCCAGATCCGCTCCGTGTTGAACGTGCAGGAAATGACGGCGCGAGCCCTTCTCGTGGATCGGGTGGCACTCGCCGAAGCGCAGAACGAAGGCGATGTGCTTGGTGCCAACGCGATCTTCTCCGACGCTTTCTACACCGACGTCCGTCCGGCGTTGGCGCAGTGGCGCGAATCCCGCGGCCTGCCTGGCGATCCGCTGGCCGCCTTTGCCGCCAGCGGTTACCAGAAGAAAATCAATGACGAACGCGTGGGCGGAACCCAGGCCGGATGGGGAGCATAA